In Tepidamorphus gemmatus, one genomic interval encodes:
- a CDS encoding TRAP transporter small permease, whose product MYQRVEFACAALLLAAIVLLVGVAAITRAYGAPIIWSVEIAQLMFVWLVMLAADLALQQDRHFGLSMVLDRLSPAAARILAIANLLVMIGLLGFLLFHSLRNTALMHRSLVGATQMPASYIHAAMPFGLVLMLRTLLVQLYAAIRGRSTT is encoded by the coding sequence ATGTATCAGCGCGTCGAATTTGCCTGCGCCGCCCTTCTGCTCGCGGCAATCGTGCTCCTGGTCGGCGTTGCCGCGATAACCCGGGCCTATGGCGCGCCGATCATCTGGTCGGTGGAGATTGCCCAGCTGATGTTCGTCTGGCTGGTGATGCTCGCCGCAGACCTTGCACTCCAGCAGGACCGCCACTTCGGCCTGTCGATGGTGCTCGACCGGCTATCACCCGCCGCCGCACGCATCCTGGCGATCGCCAATCTGCTGGTGATGATCGGCCTGCTCGGCTTCCTGCTGTTCCATTCGCTCCGCAACACGGCCCTGATGCATCGCAGCCTTGTGGGCGCGACCCAGATGCCCGCCTCCTACATCCACGCTGCGATGCCATTCGGGCTGGTCCTGATGCTGCGGACCCTGCTGGTGCAGCTCTATGCGGCCATTCGCGGGCGGAGCACGACATGA
- a CDS encoding tetratricopeptide repeat protein yields the protein MSVRAYRSMFTSVAVLAAALAVAGCKTTGEHTGSIGRTALATAEPSPELKRAAELQKRYERNPKDPEAALALSDSLKALGRDADALAVLKSAADANPSNAKVLAAYGRTSLKLGNAGEANVVLQKAQAAGAQDAKVLSAQGAALDQLGKNEEARQLYARALALAPDDPAILSNLGLSYALSNRIGDAEATLRRAAAAPGADARVRQNLALVLGLQGKFEEAERIARQDLPPEDVQANMAYLRSMMSSPARWQKIKAMNG from the coding sequence ATGTCGGTGCGCGCGTATCGTTCGATGTTCACCTCGGTCGCGGTGCTGGCCGCGGCGCTGGCAGTTGCCGGCTGCAAGACGACTGGCGAGCACACCGGCTCGATCGGCAGGACGGCGCTTGCTACGGCGGAGCCGTCGCCCGAGCTGAAGCGGGCCGCCGAGCTGCAGAAGCGGTACGAACGCAATCCGAAGGACCCCGAAGCGGCACTTGCCTTAAGCGACAGCCTGAAGGCGCTCGGGCGCGACGCCGATGCGCTCGCGGTACTCAAGTCCGCGGCCGATGCCAATCCGTCCAACGCCAAGGTGCTCGCCGCCTATGGGCGCACCTCGCTGAAGCTGGGCAATGCCGGCGAGGCCAATGTCGTGCTGCAGAAGGCGCAGGCTGCCGGGGCGCAGGATGCCAAGGTGCTGTCGGCGCAGGGGGCTGCCCTCGACCAGCTCGGCAAGAACGAGGAGGCGCGCCAGCTCTATGCCCGCGCCCTCGCGCTGGCGCCGGACGATCCTGCGATCCTCAGCAATCTCGGTCTGTCCTATGCCCTGTCGAACCGCATCGGAGACGCCGAGGCGACGCTGCGCCGGGCCGCTGCGGCGCCCGGCGCGGATGCCCGGGTGCGACAGAATCTCGCTCTGGTGTTGGGCCTGCAGGGCAAGTTCGAGGAGGCAGAACGGATCGCGCGCCAGGATCTGCCACCCGAGGACGTCCAGGCCAACATGGCCTATCTGCGCAGCATGATGAGCAGCCCCGCCCGCTGGCAGAAGATCAAGGCGATGAACGGCTGA
- the polA gene encoding DNA polymerase I: MPETQPNAQPQPIGPGDHLFLVDGSSFVFRAFFQSMNQAAKYNYRSDGLPTGAVRLFCTKLYQFIREGAVGIRPTHLAIVFDKSEETFRKDLYADYKANRKEPPPDLVPQFPLMRAAVRAFGLEPIEKAGYEADDLIATYACQAAAAGADVLIISADKDLMQIVTPRIQFYDFESGTRGKPGYRPERKIDVAGVIDYFGVPPDKVTDVQALVGDASDNVPGVPGIGIKTAAQLIAEFGDLETLLARAGEIKQPKRRENLIAHADQARMSKALVTLDCHVPLDVDLAALRMPEIDATRLVAFLKAMEFTTLTRRVAEAYGIDMDAVAPDPDYAAGAYRFEIGRKGSGETGTDADAEAGAAPAPGGEEPAGATPPGTEAAPGTPAAAAERLIAEARAAAWDRSAYEILRTRTDLEHWIGMAREAGVVAVDTETTSLDSMRAELVGVSLAVAPGRAAYVPLGHTGGDDLLGGGLLADQIPLADALAALKPLLEDPSILKIGQNIKYDMIVFARHGVAVGPIDDTMLLSYALDGGVSGGHGMDELARRWLNHTCISYDEVTGTGKARIGFERVAIDKAADYAAEDADVTLRLWRVLKARLVAERMVTVYETLERPMVGVLARMEQRGISIDRQILSRLSGEFAQAMAGLEAEIHELAGETFNLGSPKQLGDILFGKMGLPGARKTKTGAWATGADILEELADAGHELPRKILEWRQLSKLKSTYTDLLPGFVHPQTGRVHTDFALAATTTGRLSSSDPNLQNIPVRTEAGRKIRRAFVAAPGYRLVSADYSQIELRVLAHIADIPQLKQAFAEGLDIHALTASEMFGVPVEGMDPMVRRRAKAINFGIIYGISAFGLANQLGISRDEARDYIARYFERFPGIRDYMEAMKAQARDKGFVTTLFGRKCHYPLSEARSSAERSFMERQAINAPIQGSAADIIRRAMVRIEDQLDAAGAEARMLLQVHDELVFEVPEDGVEAALPVIVRTMETAAEPAVSLSVPLKVDARAAGNWEEAH, encoded by the coding sequence ATGCCAGAGACCCAACCCAACGCCCAGCCACAGCCGATCGGGCCCGGAGACCACCTGTTCCTGGTGGACGGATCGTCCTTCGTGTTCCGCGCCTTCTTCCAGTCGATGAACCAGGCTGCGAAGTACAACTATCGCTCCGATGGCCTGCCGACCGGCGCGGTGCGGCTGTTCTGCACCAAGCTGTACCAGTTCATCCGCGAAGGGGCGGTCGGCATCCGGCCGACGCATCTGGCCATCGTCTTCGACAAGTCCGAAGAGACGTTCCGCAAGGACCTCTATGCGGACTACAAGGCGAACCGGAAGGAGCCGCCGCCCGATCTGGTGCCGCAGTTCCCGCTCATGCGCGCGGCGGTGAGGGCATTCGGGCTCGAGCCGATCGAGAAGGCGGGATACGAGGCCGACGATCTGATCGCCACCTATGCCTGTCAGGCGGCGGCGGCCGGGGCGGACGTCCTGATCATCTCGGCCGACAAGGACCTGATGCAGATCGTCACGCCGCGCATCCAGTTCTACGATTTCGAATCCGGGACCAGGGGCAAGCCCGGCTATCGGCCCGAGCGCAAGATCGACGTCGCCGGCGTGATCGACTACTTCGGCGTTCCGCCGGACAAGGTTACCGACGTGCAGGCGCTGGTCGGTGACGCCTCCGACAACGTGCCCGGCGTTCCCGGAATCGGTATCAAGACCGCCGCGCAGCTGATCGCCGAATTCGGTGACCTCGAGACGCTGCTGGCGCGCGCCGGTGAGATCAAGCAGCCGAAGCGGCGGGAGAACCTGATCGCCCATGCCGACCAGGCGCGGATGTCGAAGGCGCTCGTGACCCTCGACTGCCATGTCCCGCTGGATGTCGATCTGGCAGCCTTGCGCATGCCCGAGATCGACGCCACCCGTCTCGTCGCCTTCCTCAAGGCGATGGAATTCACCACGCTGACCAGGCGGGTGGCCGAGGCCTACGGCATCGACATGGACGCCGTCGCGCCGGATCCCGACTATGCGGCGGGCGCCTACCGGTTCGAGATTGGGCGGAAGGGTTCTGGCGAGACCGGCACCGACGCGGACGCCGAGGCGGGGGCGGCGCCGGCGCCGGGCGGCGAGGAACCCGCCGGCGCGACGCCGCCCGGCACCGAGGCCGCGCCAGGGACGCCGGCGGCGGCGGCGGAGCGGCTGATCGCCGAGGCGCGGGCTGCGGCCTGGGACCGCTCCGCCTACGAGATCCTGCGCACGCGTACAGACCTCGAGCACTGGATCGGCATGGCGCGCGAGGCGGGAGTGGTCGCCGTCGACACCGAGACGACCAGCCTCGATTCGATGCGGGCCGAGCTCGTCGGCGTCTCGCTCGCCGTGGCGCCCGGCCGGGCCGCCTATGTGCCGCTCGGCCACACGGGCGGCGACGACCTCCTGGGCGGCGGGCTGCTGGCGGACCAGATCCCGTTGGCAGACGCGCTCGCCGCGCTGAAGCCGCTGCTCGAGGACCCGTCGATCCTCAAGATCGGGCAGAACATCAAATATGACATGATCGTGTTCGCCCGGCACGGCGTCGCAGTCGGGCCCATCGACGACACGATGCTGCTGTCCTACGCGCTGGACGGGGGCGTCAGCGGCGGCCACGGCATGGACGAACTCGCCCGCCGCTGGCTGAACCACACCTGCATCAGCTACGACGAGGTGACCGGCACCGGAAAGGCGCGGATCGGCTTCGAGCGTGTGGCGATCGACAAGGCGGCCGATTACGCGGCGGAGGATGCCGACGTGACGCTGCGCCTGTGGCGGGTGCTGAAGGCGCGACTGGTCGCCGAGCGCATGGTCACGGTCTACGAGACGCTCGAGCGTCCGATGGTCGGCGTCCTTGCCCGCATGGAACAGCGCGGCATCTCGATCGACCGGCAGATCCTGTCGCGGCTGTCGGGCGAGTTCGCGCAGGCGATGGCGGGACTGGAAGCGGAGATCCACGAGCTTGCCGGCGAGACGTTCAACCTCGGTTCGCCCAAGCAGCTTGGCGATATCCTGTTCGGCAAGATGGGGCTGCCGGGTGCCAGGAAGACCAAGACCGGCGCCTGGGCGACCGGCGCCGACATCCTCGAGGAACTGGCGGATGCGGGCCACGAGCTGCCCCGCAAGATTCTCGAATGGCGCCAGCTCTCCAAGCTGAAGTCCACCTATACCGACCTGCTGCCGGGCTTCGTGCACCCGCAGACCGGACGGGTCCACACCGACTTCGCGCTGGCGGCGACCACGACGGGCCGGTTGTCCTCGTCGGATCCCAACCTGCAGAACATCCCGGTCCGCACCGAGGCGGGCCGCAAGATCCGCCGCGCCTTCGTCGCTGCGCCAGGCTACCGGCTGGTCTCGGCCGACTACAGCCAGATCGAGCTGAGGGTGCTTGCCCACATTGCCGACATTCCGCAGCTTAAGCAGGCCTTCGCCGAGGGGCTCGACATCCACGCGCTGACCGCATCGGAGATGTTCGGCGTCCCGGTGGAGGGCATGGACCCGATGGTGCGGCGCCGCGCCAAGGCGATCAATTTCGGCATCATCTACGGCATCTCCGCCTTTGGTCTGGCCAACCAGCTCGGCATCTCCCGGGACGAGGCGCGCGACTACATCGCGCGATATTTCGAGCGATTCCCCGGTATCCGCGACTACATGGAGGCGATGAAGGCGCAGGCGCGCGACAAGGGCTTCGTCACCACCTTGTTCGGGCGCAAGTGCCACTATCCACTGAGCGAAGCGCGCTCGTCGGCGGAGCGCAGCTTCATGGAGCGCCAGGCGATCAACGCGCCGATCCAGGGCTCGGCCGCCGACATCATCCGTCGGGCAATGGTCCGCATCGAGGACCAACTCGATGCTGCGGGCGCCGAGGCGCGGATGCTCCTTCAGGTCCACGACGAACTGGTGTTCGAGGTGCCGGAGGACGGCGTCGAGGCCGCCCTGCCGGTGATCGTCCGGACGATGGAGACGGCGGCCGAACCGGCCGTTTCGCTGTCGGTGCCGCTCAAGGTCGACGCGCGGGCCGCCGGCAACTGGGAGGAGGCGCACTGA
- a CDS encoding TRAP transporter large permease — MMLLLIGGLFVAFLVIGLPVAFALALAAIPVFTMTGTMPPTVVLQKMVTATQNFPLLAVPFFILAGNLMNATGITERLIRFSRLLTGWMAGGLAQVSIMLSFMMGGISGSAVADAAMESRVLGPGMLEQGYSKGHTAAILAFGSIITATIPPSIGLILFGFINEVSIGRLFLAGILPGIALTGVLMLTTWIVARRHGYAPDLDRIPSGRELARSFLDSVWSLLFPVILIVGFRFGFFTATEAGVFLVAYALFIGTVVYRELDWARTYEAFRGSVSDLGMVMLLIMMAAVLGYAVTLERGPQQITELVTTLTSDPVFILVLVIILLIISGMFLEGAANILLVTPIVMPVLVGAGYDPIHMGILIVTLINFGGVTPPVGVIMFTVCGALGCKVGTFSRASLPFFMAMILFFVILAAFPELALYLPRSLM, encoded by the coding sequence ATGATGCTGCTTCTGATCGGCGGCCTGTTCGTCGCCTTCCTGGTCATCGGCCTGCCGGTCGCCTTCGCGCTGGCGCTTGCGGCCATTCCGGTCTTCACGATGACCGGTACCATGCCGCCCACGGTGGTGCTGCAGAAGATGGTCACCGCGACGCAGAATTTCCCGCTGCTCGCGGTGCCGTTCTTCATCCTGGCCGGCAACCTGATGAATGCGACCGGCATCACCGAGCGGCTGATCCGCTTCTCGCGCCTGCTGACCGGCTGGATGGCGGGCGGTCTCGCCCAGGTGTCGATCATGCTGAGCTTCATGATGGGCGGCATCTCCGGCTCGGCGGTCGCCGACGCGGCGATGGAATCCCGCGTACTCGGACCCGGCATGCTCGAACAGGGCTATTCGAAGGGCCATACTGCGGCGATTCTCGCCTTCGGCTCGATCATCACCGCGACCATCCCCCCGAGCATCGGGCTCATTCTGTTCGGCTTCATCAACGAGGTGTCTATCGGCCGGTTGTTCCTGGCCGGCATCCTCCCGGGCATCGCGCTGACTGGCGTGCTGATGCTGACCACCTGGATCGTCGCAAGACGCCATGGCTACGCGCCGGATCTCGACCGGATTCCCTCGGGCCGGGAGCTTGCACGCAGCTTCCTCGACAGCGTCTGGTCGCTGCTCTTTCCGGTGATCCTCATCGTCGGCTTCCGCTTCGGCTTCTTCACTGCCACCGAAGCCGGCGTATTCCTCGTCGCCTATGCGCTGTTCATCGGTACCGTGGTCTACCGGGAACTGGACTGGGCCCGGACCTACGAGGCGTTCCGCGGATCCGTCAGCGACCTCGGGATGGTAATGCTGCTGATCATGATGGCCGCCGTGCTCGGCTATGCCGTCACCCTCGAGCGCGGCCCGCAGCAGATCACCGAGCTGGTAACGACGCTGACCTCCGATCCGGTGTTCATCCTCGTCCTGGTGATCATCCTTCTGATCATCAGCGGCATGTTCCTGGAGGGCGCCGCCAACATCCTGCTGGTTACCCCGATCGTCATGCCGGTGCTGGTCGGCGCCGGCTATGATCCGATCCACATGGGCATCCTGATCGTCACCCTCATCAACTTCGGCGGCGTGACCCCGCCGGTCGGCGTGATCATGTTCACCGTCTGCGGCGCGCTCGGCTGCAAGGTTGGCACCTTCTCTCGGGCATCTCTGCCCTTCTTCATGGCGATGATCCTGTTCTTCGTGATTCTCGCGGCATTTCCTGAGCTGGCGCTGTATCTTCCGCGCAGCTTGATGTAA
- a CDS encoding GntR family transcriptional regulator, producing the protein MNETTHRPGALPFTNETVRTSHVPASARVYEEIRRRIVAIELPPDTTLSRGDLADAFGVSQSPVREAILRLEQDGLVVSFPQSRTVVTRIGIARIREEHFLRTAVERDVARRLAEIGDPATILKVKGLVKMQEALADDVEQVALFKQLDEAFHEALFEGVGQSNLHRHITARCGNLARLRSLDLPRREKLASVLAGHRAVVAAIEAGDPDAAASAMRHHLSGSIERLPQIVEANPDLFA; encoded by the coding sequence ATGAACGAGACCACCCACCGGCCCGGAGCCCTGCCCTTCACGAACGAAACGGTCCGGACCTCGCACGTGCCGGCCTCTGCCCGCGTCTACGAGGAGATCCGGCGCCGTATCGTGGCCATCGAGCTTCCGCCCGACACCACGCTGTCGCGCGGTGATCTCGCCGATGCCTTCGGCGTCAGCCAGTCGCCGGTTCGCGAGGCGATTCTGCGGCTGGAGCAGGACGGGTTGGTGGTGTCCTTCCCCCAGTCGCGCACGGTCGTCACCCGGATCGGCATCGCCCGCATCCGCGAGGAGCACTTCCTGCGCACCGCGGTCGAACGCGACGTCGCCCGGCGGCTCGCCGAGATCGGCGATCCGGCGACGATCCTCAAGGTCAAGGGGCTGGTGAAGATGCAGGAGGCGCTCGCCGACGACGTCGAGCAGGTCGCCCTGTTCAAGCAGCTTGACGAGGCCTTCCACGAGGCGCTGTTCGAGGGCGTCGGACAGTCCAATCTGCACCGGCACATCACCGCTCGCTGCGGCAATCTCGCCCGGCTGCGGTCGCTCGATCTGCCGCGCCGCGAGAAGCTTGCGTCCGTGCTCGCCGGCCATCGCGCCGTGGTCGCTGCGATCGAGGCCGGCGACCCGGACGCCGCCGCGAGCGCCATGCGCCACCACCTGTCCGGTTCGATCGAGCGGCTGCCACAGATCGTCGAGGCCAATCCGGACCTGTTCGCCTAG
- a CDS encoding TRAP transporter substrate-binding protein codes for MSERSTSIPSMDRRRVLGLAGAGAAATLTAPAVVRAQERITWTMPIAWPKNTPGVGVNAQRVADMIGEMSGGRLTVNLFGAGELVPPFEVFDAVSQGTAQIGHGTAYFWQGKNPAFHFFTGVPFGLTAQEHAGWLYFGGAQELWNRAYEPFGVIPFYAGSSGPQAGGWFGKEINSLDDLKGFKMRIAGLGGEVMRRLGVNVVLLPPGEIFAALQGGTIDAAEWIGPWNDLAFGLYKVVKYYYMPAFHETGPALEVIVNKAAYEALPDDLKAIVRRAAMAAADQTFADFTYHNAESFGPILEQAGVQLRTWPDDVVMALAKESEKVLAELGNANALAKEIYDSFVAYRRKAAAYAKASDQRMLEMRSMALGV; via the coding sequence ATGAGCGAACGGTCGACCTCGATTCCGTCCATGGATCGTCGCAGGGTCCTGGGTCTGGCCGGGGCCGGCGCGGCCGCGACTCTGACTGCCCCGGCCGTCGTGCGCGCCCAGGAACGGATCACCTGGACGATGCCGATCGCCTGGCCGAAGAACACGCCCGGCGTCGGCGTCAATGCGCAGCGCGTCGCCGACATGATCGGCGAGATGTCGGGCGGGCGACTGACCGTCAACCTGTTCGGTGCGGGCGAACTGGTGCCGCCGTTCGAGGTGTTCGACGCGGTGTCGCAGGGCACCGCCCAGATCGGGCACGGGACCGCCTATTTCTGGCAGGGCAAGAACCCGGCATTCCACTTTTTCACGGGCGTTCCTTTCGGACTGACGGCGCAGGAGCATGCCGGCTGGCTCTATTTCGGCGGGGCGCAGGAGCTGTGGAACCGTGCCTACGAGCCGTTCGGCGTGATCCCGTTCTACGCAGGGTCGTCGGGACCGCAGGCCGGCGGCTGGTTCGGCAAGGAGATCAACAGCCTCGACGATCTCAAGGGCTTCAAGATGCGGATCGCGGGGCTCGGCGGCGAGGTGATGCGCCGGCTGGGGGTGAATGTCGTGCTGCTGCCGCCGGGCGAGATCTTCGCGGCGCTGCAGGGCGGCACCATCGACGCGGCGGAGTGGATCGGGCCGTGGAACGATCTTGCCTTCGGTCTCTACAAGGTGGTCAAGTATTACTACATGCCGGCCTTCCACGAGACGGGGCCGGCCCTGGAGGTGATCGTCAACAAGGCAGCCTACGAGGCGCTTCCGGACGATCTGAAGGCGATTGTCCGACGTGCGGCGATGGCGGCTGCCGACCAGACCTTCGCCGATTTCACCTATCACAATGCCGAGTCGTTCGGCCCGATCCTCGAGCAGGCGGGCGTGCAGTTGCGGACCTGGCCGGACGACGTGGTGATGGCGCTGGCCAAGGAATCCGAAAAGGTGCTCGCCGAGCTCGGCAATGCCAACGCGCTGGCGAAGGAGATCTACGACTCCTTCGTCGCCTATCGCCGCAAGGCCGCCGCCTACGCCAAGGCGAGCGATCAGCGGATGCTGGAGATGCGTTCGATGGCGCTCGGAGTGTAG
- a CDS encoding C4-dicarboxylate TRAP transporter substrate-binding protein, whose amino-acid sequence MTISLKTLFACTAIAAAIGLAAPASAATTLRIGTVLAPTDPMGQGLEKFKTDVEKATNGEVIIEVFHNSQLGDTTEMLDQARAGANVGTVTDVARLSSFVPSLAIMSAPFLFDTYDDADKFALSEEYIAWGNELAEKANLVMLASNWYQGPRHTLTKKPVASPEDLKGLRMRTIGAPVWIETIRAMGAEPTPMPWGEVYSALQLGTLDAAEAQPTAIWGAKLYEVVSNVTKTGHIQLVTALVVGKDAWDQISPDNQKIIRDLAVENGRYASALTIELGEKALGDIAASGVTVADVDLAPFKAAAAGVYETLDLTREAEIVRTVLGR is encoded by the coding sequence ATGACCATCAGTTTGAAGACCCTCTTCGCATGCACCGCCATCGCGGCCGCCATCGGCCTCGCCGCGCCTGCGTCCGCTGCCACGACGCTGCGCATCGGCACGGTGCTTGCGCCCACCGACCCGATGGGACAGGGCCTCGAGAAGTTCAAGACGGATGTCGAGAAGGCCACGAACGGCGAGGTGATCATCGAGGTCTTCCACAACTCGCAGCTCGGCGACACGACCGAAATGCTCGATCAGGCGCGTGCCGGCGCCAATGTCGGCACCGTCACCGACGTGGCACGCCTGTCGAGCTTCGTTCCCTCGCTTGCCATCATGTCGGCACCGTTCCTGTTCGACACGTATGACGACGCCGACAAGTTCGCCCTCTCAGAGGAATACATCGCCTGGGGCAACGAGCTGGCCGAAAAGGCCAACCTGGTCATGCTTGCCTCCAACTGGTACCAGGGCCCGCGCCACACGCTGACCAAGAAGCCGGTCGCCTCGCCGGAGGATCTGAAGGGGCTCAGGATGCGCACCATTGGTGCTCCGGTGTGGATCGAGACGATCCGGGCGATGGGCGCTGAGCCGACACCGATGCCGTGGGGCGAGGTCTATTCCGCCTTGCAGCTCGGAACACTGGACGCCGCCGAGGCCCAGCCGACCGCCATCTGGGGCGCCAAGCTGTACGAAGTCGTCAGCAATGTCACCAAGACCGGACACATCCAGCTCGTCACCGCGCTGGTGGTCGGCAAGGATGCCTGGGACCAGATCTCGCCCGACAACCAGAAGATCATCCGCGATCTCGCCGTCGAGAACGGTCGCTATGCCTCTGCCCTTACCATTGAACTTGGCGAGAAGGCACTTGGGGACATCGCCGCGTCCGGCGTCACGGTCGCCGACGTCGATCTTGCGCCATTCAAGGCGGCCGCTGCCGGCGTCTATGAGACGCTCGATCTCACCAGGGAGGCGGAGATCGTCAGGACGGTGCTCGGCCGATAG
- a CDS encoding SMP-30/gluconolactonase/LRE family protein: MTGNLHFEVVSSVRAALGESPVWCDRGTGVWWVDIDGHALLRSRCPGGETDRWTTPETPGFVVLTEAGSPAVGMESGIFLFDPDTGGFERVVPQGTAGLRFNDATVDAEGVLWAGTMAIADAAPVGTVYRIAADAVAAPVLDGFITPNGLAVDASRRRLYVSDSHPSVQTVWTCDLDATGRPGPPVPFVAMHAMAGRPDGASLDRDGNYWIAAVGGGVVYVFTPDGAHLDTVATPFAAPTKIAFGGPDAALALLTSKGGPAPEGALAVARLSGTPWSGCAPARWRLNGGRSA; encoded by the coding sequence ATGACGGGCAATCTGCACTTCGAGGTCGTGTCGTCCGTGCGCGCCGCGCTCGGCGAGAGCCCCGTCTGGTGCGACCGCGGGACGGGCGTCTGGTGGGTCGACATCGACGGACACGCGCTGTTGCGCAGCCGCTGTCCGGGCGGGGAGACCGACAGATGGACGACACCGGAGACTCCGGGTTTCGTGGTTCTGACCGAAGCCGGATCTCCCGCTGTGGGCATGGAGAGCGGCATCTTCCTGTTCGACCCGGATACCGGCGGTTTCGAGCGGGTGGTGCCGCAGGGCACTGCCGGTCTGCGGTTCAACGACGCCACGGTCGATGCCGAAGGGGTTCTGTGGGCCGGTACCATGGCGATCGCCGATGCTGCTCCGGTCGGCACCGTGTACCGGATCGCGGCCGATGCCGTCGCCGCGCCGGTGCTGGACGGGTTCATCACGCCCAACGGTCTCGCCGTCGATGCCAGCCGCCGACGGCTCTATGTGTCGGACTCCCATCCCTCCGTGCAGACGGTTTGGACCTGCGATCTCGATGCGACCGGGCGACCCGGCCCGCCTGTGCCGTTCGTCGCGATGCACGCCATGGCCGGGCGTCCGGACGGCGCCTCGCTCGACCGGGACGGCAACTACTGGATCGCCGCCGTCGGCGGCGGCGTCGTTTACGTGTTCACGCCCGACGGCGCGCATCTCGATACCGTTGCCACGCCGTTCGCGGCACCGACCAAGATTGCCTTCGGTGGCCCGGATGCGGCGCTTGCCCTGCTCACCTCGAAGGGTGGGCCAGCGCCGGAGGGGGCGCTCGCCGTCGCCAGGCTGAGCGGAACGCCCTGGTCGGGGTGTGCACCGGCCCGCTGGCGGCTGAACGGCGGCAGGTCGGCATGA
- a CDS encoding leucyl aminopeptidase family protein, translating to MTDRLLPPTEADRAVPIRFVDAGAIDACLAELTETQRAFARASGFEPKAGRVALLPDTDGGLGLVLFGLGKPGDIERTPLLPGKLVDQLPAGTYRFANAPDDAALAALAVLLGAYRFDTYRKATAGRVSLVAPDGVDAAEIERIAAGVHLARDLINTPANDMGPAELEAAARALAVRHGATIEVTTGDALLEARLPMIHAVGRASDRAPRLIDLTWGAATAPKLTLVGKGVCFDTGGLDIKPSAAMLLMKKDMGGAACVLGLAAMIMSAGLEVRLRVLIPAVENAIGANAFRPGDVLRGRNGTTVEIGNTDAEGRLVLADALSLACEESPELVIDIATLTGAARVALGPDLPALFSPDDRLAAAIARAGDSVADPVWRLPLWRPYGSMIDSKVADINNAGASPFAGAITAAIFLCRFVGDGTAWAHLDAYCWNQSSRPARPEGGEAQTIRALYAMIRDRFGA from the coding sequence ATGACCGACCGCCTGCTGCCCCCGACCGAGGCCGATCGCGCCGTGCCGATCCGCTTTGTCGATGCCGGTGCCATCGACGCCTGTCTCGCGGAGCTGACCGAGACCCAGCGGGCCTTCGCGAGGGCAAGCGGCTTCGAGCCGAAGGCTGGCCGCGTGGCGCTCCTGCCGGATACCGACGGCGGCCTCGGCCTCGTCCTCTTCGGCCTCGGCAAGCCGGGCGACATCGAGCGCACGCCGCTGCTGCCTGGCAAGCTCGTCGACCAGCTGCCGGCCGGCACCTACCGGTTCGCCAACGCGCCCGACGATGCCGCCCTCGCCGCGCTGGCGGTGCTGCTCGGTGCCTATCGCTTCGATACCTATCGCAAGGCAACCGCCGGGCGGGTTTCGCTCGTGGCTCCGGACGGTGTCGATGCGGCCGAGATCGAGCGGATCGCGGCCGGAGTCCACCTTGCCCGCGACCTGATCAACACACCGGCCAACGACATGGGACCGGCCGAACTCGAGGCCGCCGCACGTGCGCTCGCCGTCCGCCATGGTGCGACGATCGAGGTGACGACCGGCGACGCCCTGCTCGAGGCGCGGCTGCCGATGATCCATGCGGTCGGCCGTGCCAGCGACAGGGCGCCGCGGCTCATCGACCTGACCTGGGGCGCGGCCACCGCGCCGAAGCTGACGCTCGTCGGCAAGGGAGTCTGCTTCGACACCGGCGGGCTCGACATCAAGCCGTCGGCGGCGATGCTGTTGATGAAGAAGGACATGGGCGGCGCCGCCTGCGTGCTCGGCCTTGCCGCGATGATCATGTCGGCGGGCCTCGAGGTCCGTCTGCGCGTACTGATCCCTGCGGTGGAGAACGCGATCGGTGCCAATGCCTTCCGGCCGGGCGACGTGCTGCGCGGTCGCAACGGCACGACCGTCGAGATCGGCAATACCGACGCGGAGGGCCGTCTCGTGCTCGCCGACGCGCTGAGCCTCGCCTGCGAGGAGTCGCCCGAGCTTGTCATCGACATCGCCACCCTTACCGGCGCCGCGCGGGTCGCGCTCGGCCCCGATCTGCCGGCGCTGTTCAGTCCGGACGATCGGCTCGCCGCGGCCATTGCGCGCGCCGGCGACTCTGTCGCCGACCCGGTTTGGCGGCTGCCGCTGTGGCGCCCCTATGGGTCTATGATCGATTCGAAGGTGGCGGACATCAATAACGCCGGCGCCTCACCCTTCGCCGGCGCGATCACGGCGGCGATTTTCCTGTGCCGTTTCGTCGGAGACGGCACAGCGTGGGCGCATCTCGACGCCTATTGCTGGAACCAGTCCAGCCGCCCCGCCCGGCCCGAGGGCGGCGAGGCGCAGACGATCCGTGCGCTGTACGCGATGATCCGCGACCGCTTCGGCGCTTGA